A single window of Aythya fuligula isolate bAytFul2 chromosome Z, bAytFul2.pri, whole genome shotgun sequence DNA harbors:
- the SEC11C gene encoding signal peptidase complex catalytic subunit SEC11C, translating into MDLFGDLRRMNKRQLYYQVLNFAMIVSSALMIWKGLIVVTGSESPIVVVLSGSMEPAFHRGDLLFLTNFHDDPIRAGEIVVFKVEGRDIPIVHRVIKIHEKENGNIKFLTKGDNNEVDDRGLYKEGQNWLEKKDVVGRARGFLPYVGMVTIIMNDYPKFKYALLAVMGAYVLLKRES; encoded by the exons atGGACCTCTTCGGGGACCTGCGGCGCATGAACAAGCGGCAG CTCTACTACCAGGTGCTGAACTTCGCCATGATCGTGTCCTCCGCCCTGATGATATGGAAGGGGCTGATCGTCGTCACCGGCAGCGAGAGCCCCATTGTGGTGGTGCTCAG tGGCAGCATGGAACCAGCTTTTCACAGGGGAGACCTGTTGTTCTTAACAAATTTCCATGATGACCCAATCCGAGCCGGTGAAATAGTTGTCTTTAAAGTTGAAGGCAGAGACATTCCAATAGTTCACAGAGTAATCAAAATTCATGAAAA AGAAAATGGGAACATCAAATTTCTGACCAAAGGTGATAATAATGAAGTTGATGATAGAGGCTTGTACAAAGAAGGTCAGAACTGGTTAGAGAAGAAAGATGTTGTTGGAAGAGCAAGAGG GTTTTTGCCCTATGTTGGTATGGTAACTATAATAATGAATGACTATCCAAAATTTAAG tatgCTCTTCTGGCAGTAATGGGAGCTTATGTACTACTGAAACGAGAAtcctga